From Cellulomonas dongxiuzhuiae, the proteins below share one genomic window:
- a CDS encoding PIN domain-containing protein, whose product MRLILDTNVLVDGLVPTGSGDEAAISMATLAELRFGVLFARTPESRAARMRVLSSAESALAALPIDDAVASSYALLATKTVAAGRQPRARAFDLLIAATAHAHGAVLVTRNVADFAGFGDGLEVRAP is encoded by the coding sequence GTGAGGCTGATCCTCGACACGAACGTCCTGGTCGACGGGCTGGTGCCGACCGGCAGCGGCGATGAAGCCGCGATCAGCATGGCGACGCTGGCCGAGCTGCGCTTCGGCGTCCTGTTCGCGCGCACGCCGGAGAGCAGGGCGGCCCGGATGCGGGTGCTGTCGAGTGCGGAGAGCGCGCTGGCGGCCCTGCCGATCGATGACGCGGTCGCGTCGTCCTACGCCCTGCTGGCGACGAAGACCGTCGCGGCCGGGCGCCAGCCGCGTGCCCGAGCGTTCGACCTGCTGATCGCCGCGACCGCCCACGCACACGGCGCCGTGCTGGTCACGAGGAACGTCGCAGACTTCGCGGGCTTCGGCGACGGCCTGGAGGTCCGCGCGCCGTAG
- a CDS encoding helix-turn-helix domain-containing protein has translation MAPRDDDPRFLRSREAIVTAAREVLLTHGPGAVTHARVAEQAGIARATVYRHWPRTDQLLAAAMATVPMPFFDAPATPTRDWLVRELTTLARELDHHDVRVVATTLAGTALWEDDVDARRARLAALLAGRLADALEAARARGEVDLHAAPRDAAALAIGPLYYRATIERGTTDEDVIAAVVDGLGRWR, from the coding sequence ATGGCCCCCCGCGACGACGACCCCCGGTTCCTGCGCAGCCGCGAGGCGATCGTCACCGCCGCCCGCGAGGTGCTGCTCACCCACGGACCCGGCGCCGTCACCCACGCACGGGTCGCCGAGCAGGCGGGCATCGCGCGCGCCACCGTCTACCGCCACTGGCCACGCACCGACCAGCTCCTGGCCGCGGCGATGGCCACCGTGCCGATGCCGTTCTTCGACGCACCCGCCACCCCCACGCGCGACTGGCTGGTCCGTGAGCTGACGACGCTCGCCCGCGAGCTCGACCACCACGACGTCCGCGTGGTCGCGACCACCCTGGCGGGCACCGCCCTGTGGGAGGACGACGTGGACGCCCGTCGGGCCCGCTTGGCCGCCCTGCTCGCCGGCCGGCTGGCCGACGCCCTCGAGGCCGCCCGGGCGCGTGGCGAGGTCGACCTGCACGCCGCTCCCCGCGACGCCGCCGCCCTGGCGATCGGACCCCTCTACTACCGGGCCACCATCGAGCGCGGCACCACCGACGAGGACGTCATCGCGGCCGTCGTCGACGGCCTCGGCCGATGGCGGTGA
- a CDS encoding ricin-type beta-trefoil lectin domain protein gives MVRKIISTLAASALLALSLFGAAQPAQAAAPGGELRNKDTGLCVDRREHPERPVAAFTTKCNGSATQRWVYSAADQTIRTPDGRCLATGSSSGIFVTACDSGLLVRWGQTSDGRIHQLDWGIGCIEDFRTATLTWGACTNSPNEVWSSLVTA, from the coding sequence ATGGTGCGAAAGATCATCTCGACCCTGGCGGCATCCGCCCTGCTGGCCCTGAGCCTGTTCGGCGCGGCGCAACCGGCACAGGCCGCCGCCCCCGGCGGCGAGCTGCGCAACAAGGACACCGGGCTGTGCGTCGACCGCCGGGAGCACCCCGAGCGGCCCGTGGCTGCGTTCACCACGAAGTGCAACGGCTCTGCCACGCAGCGCTGGGTCTACTCAGCCGCCGACCAGACCATCCGCACCCCGGACGGCCGGTGCCTGGCCACCGGAAGCTCCTCGGGGATCTTCGTCACGGCCTGCGACAGCGGCCTGCTGGTGCGCTGGGGACAGACCAGCGACGGCCGCATCCACCAGCTCGACTGGGGCATCGGCTGCATCGAGGACTTCCGCACGGCGACGCTCACCTGGGGCGCCTGCACCAACAGCCCCAACGAGGTCTGGTCGTCGCTGGTGACCGCCTGA